The following is a genomic window from Amaranthus tricolor cultivar Red isolate AtriRed21 chromosome 10, ASM2621246v1, whole genome shotgun sequence.
ttttttgtggattGCGATTGCGGTTGAGGGACGGGGTTGCTGTGGAAATTGGAATAGGGATTCTTGGTTAAATCATTTCTAACTGTGTTTCATCGGTTTTTAGCATTGATGATAGCTTGCCATACAGAATTGATCACATTTTATCTCACTTCCCTACACAGAAGGATACCGATCATAATGCCTCTGATATGTTTTTGCAAATAAATGTTAACGCCGACCAGTCAGTTCTTACTTCTGTGTGTGTTCCTTCACAAAAGTGTTGTATCTAAAACTAGCAAATACATCTATTGCCAACATCCATGTctccaaaaaaattttaaagcagGAAAATAAATATGGAATTTCCTCTTCAAGTAGGTCACGAAACCTAGTAAATCTAGGCATTTTTTTTCTCCCCTCCTTCCTAACACGAGGACACTTGACATTTTTTGAGTCCTTCACAAAAGTGTGATGTCTATACTATCGGGTACATCTATTGTCAATATCCAAGTCTCCAAAAACATTTTAAAGCAGGAAAATAAATATGGAATTTCCTCTTCAAGTAGATGACGATACCTAAAAATTTAGGcattttctttttcctcctCGCCTTCCTAACCCGAGGATACTCCACATTTCCTTGAGTTTGACCTATGATAACCTTTTATTTTTGCTTCTACTGATAGAAAATACATTAGGCGTTTGTTTGATGTTCATCCACAAAGTACCAAAGCACTTCCTCCATTTTTAAGgacataatttttcttaattacgtGAGAGCTTTTTGGGAGAAAGTCACATTCATAAGATAATGGAAGTAGAGTATACTATTTTTCTGACAACACAAATGTTGACTAATTTATCGCGTAACTACCAGAATATAGTTGATGGAAACTTAACCCTTTCATCCCATCCTTGCACATTTGCTTTCGCTCCTGGGTTTATCTTTGCATGTGTTAAATGGTGTTTTTATGGTTGGTGGTGATGATTTGATGTTTAAAATCTCTATCAGGAGTCCTGTGatctttttttttgatttctttgtttACCCTTCTGGAGCATGGTTCAGCCTGAAATTAGCAAACATTTGTTCAGTCTGTGCACTATTCTACCTATATTTTGGAATTAAATTTACGAATTTGTTTCAATGCTTACACTTTTAAGCTGTGTTTGTGTTGCTATTGACGGTGATATCCCGAGGTAAGTAatcataaaaatgaaattagtaTCAGCTGTATTGGCCCATTAAAGGCTTGTATTGTCCAAAACAGGAGTCAAAACATGTCAGCAGTATGAATTAATGTGAATGAGTCCTTTATGACTCACAAAAACTCGTCTCCTCAAGCTGGTGAATACTACTACATGTTAGCCTTTATGTCTCAAGGCTCCAAAAAGATCAAGAATGATATTGATTCTTGTAGTTAATTGTTTCGTTTAGCTTACTTGTCGTGCTCCTAGGGATGAATCGAAGATACCAGTATAGCTGGTGTGCCGACATTCATCTTTACATGTCAACTAAACCAACAAGACTGCTATTTTCATGTTATACGTTaaacaattcaatattaatagcTTATTAGTAAATAACCTGAACCATGGTCTTGACAGGCCCGAGCCTAGATTCTCCCATGTTCCTTATGTCTCTAAAAATCATCTCCCTCTCAGGTATCGAGCTGTAACAAGTGCATATTACAGAGGAGCGGCAGGAGCAATGTTGGTATATGATATGACAAAGCGGCTATCATTTGATCACATGGTAAGATGGCTTGAAGAACTGAGAGGGCATGCCGATAATAACATCATTATCATGCTCATCGGCAACAAATGTGATCTGGGTTCTCTTCGGGCAGTTCCAGCCGAAGATGCAAAAGAATTTGCCGAAAGAGAGAATCTCTTCTTCATGGAGACTTCTGCATTAGAATCTACCAATGTCGAGACTGCTTTCTTCACTATTCTAACTGAGATATATCGATCAGTCAGCAAGAAAACGCTTTCCGGGGGTGAATGTGATCTTCAGAGTAATGCATCACTTCTTAGAGGAACCCAGATTATTGTTCCAGGCTCTGAAGCTAATCGAGCAAAACGAGGTTGTTGTACTTAATGTGTTGACATAGGTGGTTTCAGGCATGTTCAATATGTCTGATCTTACAAGCTTCCTAGAATAAGAGATCTCAAATACATTAGTTTTCTTTAGTGTTGCTTTAGTATAGTTActgaaaagcaaaaaaatcgaACAAATTATAGTACATTTTTACTCTGCCTCTGTATAGTGCGAACGCAACAAAACCGGAGGTTATATAGGAAGGTGATGCTAAAGCAATCATCGATGTGATTGAAAGAATTAGTTTGTAATGCCTGTATAGATCTTTAACAAGCTTCATAGAGGTGATGACTGATGAGATTTTCTAGCAGAAGATTATTTTGGCTTTTGTTTCAAGATTCTCATTTAGGAAGTTCTGAAGAAAACTTCTGGTCATTTTTGTTGGTTTTAGGAAAATggattatatagatatattttttCTATGTGATATGTTGATATTGGCTAAGTATATGTGCCCGTCATGTCATCTGATTAATACCCCTAATAaactactccctcctattctaatTGAACTTCCCATCGGATTTTGCACATTTACCGTTGCCCTATTTCAATTCAATTATATATTCGTTGTGattgtttaaaaattatgagAAGTAGATGGGGCAAATAGGTGCAAGTATATTCTTATGATGTTAATTCCAATGCACTTCAAACAATATGAGAATAAGGGCATTTGAGAACAAGCACCAATATTTTTGTGGAATAGGGAGTAAGCTACTCCTCAATGAATTGGGTAAGATATCATGCTATTGCAATCTAAAACTAAGATCTCtcaataagttaaaaatatatatttttccaaATCATTAAAAGAATCATAAGTTAATTTATTGATTGAaggttttttcttttatctttgtAATAAGAGTTTAATTCTCAttacttataaaaaataaaatctaataaTTTCCTTCTGAATTTGCCTGTAGAAATTCTTTAATTTATAatctaaaaaaatacatatttatattagtTATAACATGAAAAAGGAGTATAACGATTTAATGGGATGGATTAATAGTCCTTGGTTATAATAATGGAGGCAAATGAAGCATATGCTTCACTTCTAACACTATGTACAATAAATAAATGGGATTTTGGATTTGCATTGTGTATAAGTGCAAAATAGGAAAGTTTCCAAGAAATTAGGAAAGTGTTTAGGACAAATGATTGAAATCCCATTTGAAATATAGTAAACTATTTGAGAGTTGGCAACGACTTTTGGTTGTTGGTCAACGCCTCAATTATAGCTCGTGGGCATAATTACTAATTAGTACACAACACCAATCTTCATGATTTTAGAAGTATTTTATTCCTCAGCTATTCGGAAATCATGGATTAGTCTGGAGGAAATTATAGTCATACATGTTAAGTACTTAAATGTGTTGTGTGTCTAATAGATACGTATAATagataagtatatattttttcctttttttgatGCCTCTTTAAAGAAAACTGAAAAGTATgaaattctattttattttggaattacttataaattacttaaataattatagAAGCATATTTTATGAATTTACTGATAGTTTCCCCTACATTCTACTGTTCTTAGTTCCTTGCTACTCGTATAACCCTCTTTGACTCGTTTTAGTTAGTTTCACTTTTCTTTATATACTTAGTAttcttttgaaaaaattaccgtgaataatgtaattttttattaattttcctacaataataccaacttttgattaagtaTGAATAACACCAATTTagaggggtattttcctagaataataccaacttaattttattaactaagttaccaaattattttgtcatataatctcctatagtttgatttttaacatattagGGATTTTCTAGGGAAACACCcctctaagttggtattattcatggttaatcaaaatttggtattattgtagtgtaataagcaaaaggttgtattatttctgataatttttcctattttttataattacttgtTATTTATTGTGAAAGGTCAAACTTATGCTGTAAGATGCAGGTTTGCGAGTTGTTGCAGGAAGATATTTTTCGGAGTACCTATCTTGAGCCAGGGAACTCTTTGGCCGCATCTTCTTTTATAGATATGAGTTTTcgttttcctttcctttccttcctAGACTCCGCTCATATCCTTGTGAGCACAATACACTGAGtatgaaaatgatgatgaagctcaaaataaattacaatgGACAATTAATATTATTTCCACATTTCAAAAATATAGATCATATCTCAACTGGAGTAAATACTTTTTTTCGGATAATATATTGAGTTTACTTCTCGTCAGTCTCACCTCTTTCCTCAGCTTCTCtcctttattaataaaaaaagtaaaggaCAATTTCAGTATCCCATTCTGTAACATTcgagaaattaataatttaaaacgaGTGAATTTAAGAGAATTAATAGTACGAAAATGACCTTAAATATACataacataaaattaatttcGAATCTGAGTGAGGTTGGCCTTATTGATTAAGCATCAACCAGAAATCAATTTTCGAATCTGaatttgtgttcgtttcttgctGCTGTCAAACAGAAGGTAAATCCTTCTTGATTCCTTTTTGCTTTTCCTTACTCTTTATGCTCttgtttatataaaattaatttcattgaCATATATCCATTTGCATATTCTTATTATCatgtcctaaaccctaaatgttgatgaatcatgaaaatttatatgAGTTAATTTGACGAGTTCTTAATTGAGAAACTTGTGAAAAATATGTTACTAGTGAGTCATGTGATGATGAGGATTTAAGTGTGGATTACAATTTTAGTAGTAGATTATTCTAATGACTTAGGTTTTATTTAGTTTAGTATTCTTGGATGTGGCAGTAGTCTTTTTG
Proteins encoded in this region:
- the LOC130826285 gene encoding ras-related protein RABA4d, giving the protein MSTSQGDFNPKIDYVFKVVLIGDSAVGKSQLLARFSRNEFSVDAKATIGVEFQTKTLIIDQKIVKAQIWDTAGQERYRAVTSAYYRGAAGAMLVYDMTKRLSFDHMVRWLEELRGHADNNIIIMLIGNKCDLGSLRAVPAEDAKEFAERENLFFMETSALESTNVETAFFTILTEIYRSVSKKTLSGGECDLQSNASLLRGTQIIVPGSEANRAKRGCCT